The sequence AGCCGATTTCAGCACAATTATTAAGAGAAACCTTTGAACAATTGGGGACGACTTATATTAAATTAGGTCAATTTATCGCCAGTACACCTTCATTATTTCCACGAGAATATGTGGAAGAGTTTCAAAAATGTTTAGATCAAGCACCTGCTTTGCCATTTAGTTATATTCGTCAAGTATTAATACAAGAATTTAAAGGTAAACCGCTTCATGATATTTTTGCATGGATTGATGAAAAACCACTGGCTTCGGCATCGATTGCTCAAGTACATGCTGCACGTTTAATTACGGGCGAAGATGTGGTTATTAAAGTACAAAAACCAAATGTAGATACGATTTTATATACTGATTTAAATGTGGTACATGGCGTAAGTTTGGTCATTGAAAAAATCATGCCTAAAATTAAATTTGCGTCATTTTCAGAGATTGCTGAAGAAATTAAAATTCGCATGGTTAAAGAAATCGACTTTTATGCTGAAGCAAAAAATTTAGATGATTTTAATGCTTATCTACAGCAAACAGGGAATACGGTTGCCATTGCACCAAAAGTTTATCATCAATATTCCACACAAAAAGTTTTGACTATGCAACGCTTATATGGTGTACCTTTAACTGATATGAGTGTGATTCAACAACGTGCGTATGACCCATCGCAAGTTTTAATCAATGTGATGAATACATGGTTTGGCAGTTTAAGTCATTGTGAGAGTTTTCATGCTGATTTACACGCTGGGAATGTATTGTTGCTTGATGATGGACGAATTGGTTTTATTGATTTTGGGATTGTTGGTCAATTAAAAGCAGAAGTGTGGTCGGCAAGTATGGCATTTATGGATGCTTTACAAATGATGGATTATCAGCAAATGGCGGAAAATATGCTTAAAATGGGTATGACCCATCAGCAGGTTGATGTTGCAAAATTAACTGATGATTTACAGCGTATTTTTAATATGGCGATGGAAACAGATCCAAGTCATATTTTACAAAGTAGTGCAAGTGATTTAAATGCGGTCATATTAGATTTAGTAGCGGTAGGTGAACGTCATGGTATCAAATTCCCACGAGATTTTGCGTTATTATTAAAACAAATGTTATATTTTGACCGTTTTATGCGAGTTTTAACGCCTTATACAGATATTTATGCCGACCAGCGTTTACAAATGTTGCAAGAACCAACAATGATCGATGTGCATAAAATTCAATAAGGTAATCAAATGGATAGTATTATTATTGAAGGTTTAGAAGTGCAAACAATCATAGGTTGTTTTGCTTGGGAACGAGAAATTTTACAACCGTTAATGATTGATTTAAATATTGAATGTGATTTAAGTCAAGCAAGTCAATCTGACCGTTTAGAACATACTTTAAATTATGCTGAAATTTGCCAGCTCACGAGTGTAACCATTCAACAAGCAAAGCCTGAATTGATTGAACACGCTGGTTTTTTAGTTATTAAATGTTTATTTGAACATTATGCAAGTGTTGAAAAAATTACCATCCATATTCGTAAACCTGCTATTATTGCTCAAGCTCAAGCTGTGGGCATACGTTTAGTCCGAGAACGTCATGATTTTTGCTATCGCTCTGTCGAGTAATTTTAATCGCTCCATGTATTTTAAATGGATTTATCAGCAATTACAACAATTTAGAAGCGTACAATTTTCATCGACTTATGTCATTCCATGTCGTGATGGGGTAGGGGCTGATTATTGGAATAGTGCGTGTTTAGTGCAATGTGATTTAAATTTGGAACAAATACAAGATTTGTGTAAGCAATGGGAACAGCAAGCCGAGCGTAAACGTCCATCGCACCAAATTTCTTTAGATGTTGATGTGATTGCATGGGGGCAAAGTTTGGCGGAAATGCGATTTATTCAAAAAAAATTACCTTTACCGCTCGATGTCAAAATTCCATTATCTGAATTATGGCAACATGATGAATTATTGAGCGAGAATATTCAATTTAATCGAGTGGATTGGGGTTAAATATCATCATGATGTGTCGAGCAAAAATAAATGAAAAATTAGTTTAAAAAATAACGAATACTATATCCATTTTAAATATGATGATATTTATTATTTTAATGATGATATAACCATTATATTAAAAATAATATAGTATTATTATTGAAAAATGATAGAAAAATGTATAGTATTTCACAATAATGTAAATTTTGTACAAATAATCAGAGGTCAAAGTGGGTACAACGAATCACTTTAAACAACGTTTAAAAACACAACAACAAATAGGCTTATGGGTAGGCTTAGCAAATAGTTATAGTGCAGAAATTGCAGCTGTGGCAGGTTATGATTGGTTATTAATCGATGGCGAACACGCACCAAATGGGGTACGCGATGTACTTTCTCAATTACAGACAATCGCAGGTTATGAAACACAAGCTATTGTACGTCCTGTAACGGGTAGCGTACATCGTATTAAACAGCTTTTGGATTTAGGGGCTCAAACTTTATTAATCCCAATGGTCGAAACAGCTGAACAAGCGGAATTAATGGTAAAAGCGGTGTATTATCCACCTAAAGGTATTCGTGGAGTAGGTGCACCAATGGCTCGTGCTTCACGTTGGAATACAATCCCAGACTATTTACATAAAGCCAATGAAAATATTTGCTTGTTGATTCAAATTGAATCAGTTGAAGGTGTGAAAAATCTTGATGAGATTTTAAAAATTGATGGCATTGATGGTGTATTTATTGGACCTGCCGATTTATCTGCGGATATGGGGCATTTAGGTAATCCAACTCACCCAGATGTGCAACAATCAATTGTGGAATGTATCCAAAAAATTCGTGCTTCAGGAAAGGCAGCAGGGATTTTATCGGCTGATGAAAACTTAGCAAAACAATATTTAGCAATGGGTACAGAATTTGTTGCTGTAGGTGTAGATACGAGTTTATTATTACAAGCGATGACACAACGCTTAGCAAAATTTAAATTAAAAGATGATGTAAATCAACAAAATCAATCATCAGTTTATTAAATGTTGAGTAAAAAATGATTATAAGTCGTTGATTTTTTAGGGGTGAATTTTTTTCGCCCTTATACTTATTAAATACAGTGATTAATCTTGCTGATTTTCCTGCTCTGCTTTTTCAATACCTTGTTCTATTTTTTGTTCAACAATTTCTGTATCATTTTCATGTTGTTCAGGTTGTTCATGTACAATTTCAAATAAACCATCAAACTGTAGCACCGTATAAACAGGAAAGTGGTCTGAACCGATATGGCTTAAACGTTGTATTTTCACTAAACCAAAATCGGCACTATGGAAAATATGGTCTAATGACCAACGTAAAAAGGGTAAATCAGCATGAAATGTATTGAGAAAACGGCGACCAATACGAGGGTCAAGTAAACCGCTCATGCGTTGGAATAATTGTGTGGTTTTTGACCATGCAACATCATTTAAATCGCCCATCACAATACAAGTTTCACTATGAGCTTGTATCTGTTTACCAACAATCAGCAATTCAGCATCTCTTAAAGTTGATTCTTTGGCTTCGGTTGGGCTTGGCGGTTGTGGGTGTAAACAGTATAAATGCACAGGTTTACCACACGCTAATTTTACAACAGCATGAATAGATGGAATTTCATCACTGAGTAAAAAATCAACTTGATGATGAATAATTTCTAATTTGCTATATAAATGCATACCATATAAATTATCTAATGGTACTTTAACTTGATATGGGTAATCAGCTTCAATGACA comes from Moraxella sp. ZY210820 and encodes:
- a CDS encoding AarF/ABC1/UbiB kinase family protein, with the translated sequence MNKKIVFDGLRSLKRMGETAVVSAKAGLKYAKAYQQKQPISAQLLRETFEQLGTTYIKLGQFIASTPSLFPREYVEEFQKCLDQAPALPFSYIRQVLIQEFKGKPLHDIFAWIDEKPLASASIAQVHAARLITGEDVVIKVQKPNVDTILYTDLNVVHGVSLVIEKIMPKIKFASFSEIAEEIKIRMVKEIDFYAEAKNLDDFNAYLQQTGNTVAIAPKVYHQYSTQKVLTMQRLYGVPLTDMSVIQQRAYDPSQVLINVMNTWFGSLSHCESFHADLHAGNVLLLDDGRIGFIDFGIVGQLKAEVWSASMAFMDALQMMDYQQMAENMLKMGMTHQQVDVAKLTDDLQRIFNMAMETDPSHILQSSASDLNAVILDLVAVGERHGIKFPRDFALLLKQMLYFDRFMRVLTPYTDIYADQRLQMLQEPTMIDVHKIQ
- the folB gene encoding dihydroneopterin aldolase, which produces MDSIIIEGLEVQTIIGCFAWEREILQPLMIDLNIECDLSQASQSDRLEHTLNYAEICQLTSVTIQQAKPELIEHAGFLVIKCLFEHYASVEKITIHIRKPAIIAQAQAVGIRLVRERHDFCYRSVE
- a CDS encoding 2-amino-4-hydroxy-6-hydroxymethyldihydropteridine diphosphokinase translates to MIFAIALSSNFNRSMYFKWIYQQLQQFRSVQFSSTYVIPCRDGVGADYWNSACLVQCDLNLEQIQDLCKQWEQQAERKRPSHQISLDVDVIAWGQSLAEMRFIQKKLPLPLDVKIPLSELWQHDELLSENIQFNRVDWG
- the hpaI gene encoding 4-hydroxy-2-oxoheptanedioate aldolase; protein product: MGTTNHFKQRLKTQQQIGLWVGLANSYSAEIAAVAGYDWLLIDGEHAPNGVRDVLSQLQTIAGYETQAIVRPVTGSVHRIKQLLDLGAQTLLIPMVETAEQAELMVKAVYYPPKGIRGVGAPMARASRWNTIPDYLHKANENICLLIQIESVEGVKNLDEILKIDGIDGVFIGPADLSADMGHLGNPTHPDVQQSIVECIQKIRASGKAAGILSADENLAKQYLAMGTEFVAVGVDTSLLLQAMTQRLAKFKLKDDVNQQNQSSVY
- a CDS encoding endonuclease/exonuclease/phosphatase family protein, producing MFLLYTLSILTIWLTFWSLIPRNEWWFRGADFPRLQLLSLGIICFIICLFTIKQWHIYHISLIIGLIFAIAYQVKMVIPYTFLWKKQVKSVHQSMWNTDKQISLLVSNVLTPNQNYHKLLAHIEQYQPDIVLTLESDLHWQQALSVIEADYPYQVKVPLDNLYGMHLYSKLEIIHHQVDFLLSDEIPSIHAVVKLACGKPVHLYCLHPQPPSPTEAKESTLRDAELLIVGKQIQAHSETCIVMGDLNDVAWSKTTQLFQRMSGLLDPRIGRRFLNTFHADLPFLRWSLDHIFHSADFGLVKIQRLSHIGSDHFPVYTVLQFDGLFEIVHEQPEQHENDTEIVEQKIEQGIEKAEQENQQD